Below is a window of Fervidobacterium pennivorans DSM 9078 DNA.
TACAAACTTTGAAGCAGCGTAAACCAATCCGTTACTACTTTCATCAAGATAAGGTGTATCTATCTGATACGGATCACCGGTTAGAACCACTTTTGTCCCTTCTCCTGCCCTTGTTAGTATAGTCTTAACCTCCAAAGGAGTTAAGTTTTGAGCCTCGTCGATGATTATGAACTGGTTTGGAATGGACCTTCCTCTTATGTACGTTAGTGCCTCAAGCTCAACAATTTCTTTTTTCATAATTTCTTTTAGGCTAACATTGTTCAATCTACACAGATACTCAAGGTTGTCCATAACACCGCTCATCCAAGGAGAAATCTTCTCCTCAAGAGCGCCCGGAAGATACCCTATATCCTTACCACCCATCGGTATTAACGGCCTTGCAACTATTATTCGCTCGTACAAACCTTCCACAAGAGTCTTTTGAAGTGCAGCAACAAGCGCAAGAAACGTCTTTCCTGTTCCTGCTATACCAATCAACGACACTAGCTTTATATCGTCCTCTAATAGTGCGTCTAAAGCAAAGAGCTGTTCTTTGTTTCTAGGGCTGATACCAAACACTTTTGATTTGAGACTTATTTGCTCAAAATCTTGACCATTGAACCTGAAGAAACCTTCTTTGCTTTCAACGTATTCGTTAACATACAGTTTTTCTACATTTAGGTCTTTCAAAGAATCAACAGAAACATAGCCTAGGGGCAAAAGAGATAAATCACTCTTGTCCGTAAGATAGTCTTCCGCTTGCAAACCAAGAGCCAGTGCCTTTAAACGTAAACTTATGTCTTTTGATACTATTATTGTAGGTTCCGTTCTTGTGGTTTTTAAAAACATTGCGTAGCTCAATATCCAATTGTCGACATACTTTTCAAATAAAAATTTCACCTGGTGTCTGTCAAAATCACCCTCACTAAGCACCGGTATTATTATTTTGCCACCGCTGTCTAATTTAACTCCATCGTGAAGGTTACCTTTGTTTCGTAGTTCCTCTAAGACTCTAATAGCCGTTCTGGCGCTTTTCCCAACTCGGCCTTGTTCTTTTTTGAGCTTATCTAATTCTTCTATTACAGGCAAAGGGATGAAAACGTTATTATCCTCAAAAGAATATATAGCTTCTGGGTCATGTATCAAAACGTTGGTATCTAAAACGTAATTCTTGACCATTAGTATTCCCTCCCCATCCACCGCCTCAGAAATTCGTGGATTCTCTCCCATCCAAACATATCGAAAAACTTGATAAATACATTCGCGGTCACTAGCGCATCATCATATGCTCTATGTGTTACTTTGTGTGTAATACCCATTTCAGTTGCCAGTGTCTCCAGCTTTTTTCCCCTGCCGTATACTGCTTTTGAAATCTCCAAGGTATCTATGTAATATACATCCAGAGGAAGCTGTCCGACTTCTTTTGCAGCGTAATCAAGGAAAGTCAAATCAAAACGAGCGTTATGAAAGACCAACACGGTATCTCTGGAATACTTTCTAACGACTGATAATACATCCTCTAACCCAGGTGCACTTTGTATATCCTTTATCGAAATTTTGTGTACACTCTGTGCATAAGTCTGTATGCTGACCTTTGGGTTGACCAAAGATGTGTAAATCCAATCTTTAACTACTTTTCCCTTGTATATCGGCACAATTGCTATTTCGATAATACGGTCCCCACCTGACGGGTCTATTCCCGTCG
It encodes the following:
- a CDS encoding PhoH family protein, producing the protein MVKNYVLDTNVLIHDPEAIYSFEDNNVFIPLPVIEELDKLKKEQGRVGKSARTAIRVLEELRNKGNLHDGVKLDSGGKIIIPVLSEGDFDRHQVKFLFEKYVDNWILSYAMFLKTTRTEPTIIVSKDISLRLKALALGLQAEDYLTDKSDLSLLPLGYVSVDSLKDLNVEKLYVNEYVESKEGFFRFNGQDFEQISLKSKVFGISPRNKEQLFALDALLEDDIKLVSLIGIAGTGKTFLALVAALQKTLVEGLYERIIVARPLIPMGGKDIGYLPGALEEKISPWMSGVMDNLEYLCRLNNVSLKEIMKKEIVELEALTYIRGRSIPNQFIIIDEAQNLTPLEVKTILTRAGEGTKVVLTGDPYQIDTPYLDESSNGLVYAASKFVGKSIAAHIFLKKGERSELASLAAELL
- a CDS encoding 3'-5' exonuclease, with translation MAWDDNVYCAVDIETTGIDPSGGDRIIEIAIVPIYKGKVVKDWIYTSLVNPKVSIQTYAQSVHKISIKDIQSAPGLEDVLSVVRKYSRDTVLVFHNARFDLTFLDYAAKEVGQLPLDVYYIDTLEISKAVYGRGKKLETLATEMGITHKVTHRAYDDALVTANVFIKFFDMFGWERIHEFLRRWMGREY